The Nocardioides pantholopis genome window below encodes:
- a CDS encoding uracil-DNA glycosylase → MAPDWAAALAPVDDRVVAMGDFLRAELAAGRPYLPSGEHVFRAFRAPLADVRVLIVGQDPYPTPGHPIGLSFAVDPDVRPVPRSLANIYRELGTDLGLTMPAHGDLSAWTGRGVMLLNRVLTVRPGESASHRRQGWEQITEHAIRALAARGGPLAAILWGRDAQGLVPMLGSTPYVASAHPSPLSASRGFFGSRPFSRVNQLLVEQGGEPVDWSLPG, encoded by the coding sequence ATGGCGCCGGACTGGGCGGCGGCGCTGGCGCCGGTCGACGACCGGGTGGTGGCCATGGGCGACTTCCTGCGCGCCGAGCTCGCCGCCGGACGGCCGTACCTGCCGAGCGGCGAGCACGTGTTCCGGGCGTTCCGCGCGCCGCTGGCCGACGTCCGGGTGCTGATCGTGGGCCAGGACCCCTATCCCACCCCCGGGCACCCGATCGGGCTGAGCTTCGCCGTCGACCCGGACGTGCGGCCGGTCCCGCGCAGCCTGGCCAACATCTACCGCGAGCTCGGCACCGACCTGGGCCTGACCATGCCCGCGCACGGCGACCTGTCGGCCTGGACCGGGCGCGGGGTGATGCTGCTCAACCGGGTGCTCACCGTCCGGCCCGGCGAGTCCGCCTCGCACCGGCGTCAGGGCTGGGAGCAGATCACCGAGCACGCGATCCGCGCGCTCGCCGCCCGGGGCGGGCCGCTGGCCGCGATCCTGTGGGGCCGCGACGCCCAGGGGCTGGTGCCGATGCTCGGCAGCACGCCGTACGTCGCCTCCGCTCACCCCTCCCCGCTCTCCGCGTCCCGCGGGTTCTTCGGCTCCCGCCCGTTCAGCCGGGTCAACCAGCTGCTGGTCGAGCAGGGTGGGGAGCCGGTGGACTGGTCGCTGCCGGGGTGA
- the pdxY gene encoding pyridoxal kinase PdxY, with product MQILSIQSSVAYGHVGNSAAVFPLQRLGHEVWAVNTVHFSNHTGYGAWRGPLLPAADVRDVITGVEERGVLPSVDAVLSGYQGGEDIGEVIIDAVARVKAANPRATYTCDPVMGNARSGCFVNPAIPVLLRERVVPVADIITPNQFELGYLTDTDPHTLEEILASADAARAMGPGTILVTSVERADRPEGTIEMMAVTGEGAWLVQTPYLPMKANGSGDVTSALFTAHLHSTGDPAVALARTASSVFSVLRTTLDSGERELQIIAAQDAIASPAEEFEVRRVR from the coding sequence GTGCAGATCCTCTCCATCCAGTCCTCGGTCGCCTACGGTCACGTCGGCAACTCCGCCGCAGTCTTCCCGCTCCAGCGCCTGGGCCACGAGGTCTGGGCGGTCAACACCGTGCACTTCTCCAACCACACCGGGTACGGCGCCTGGCGCGGGCCGCTGCTGCCCGCCGCCGACGTGCGCGACGTGATCACCGGCGTCGAGGAGCGCGGCGTGCTGCCGTCGGTCGACGCGGTGCTCTCCGGCTACCAGGGCGGGGAGGACATCGGCGAGGTGATCATCGACGCCGTGGCCCGCGTGAAGGCTGCCAACCCGCGCGCGACGTACACCTGCGACCCGGTGATGGGCAACGCCCGGTCGGGCTGCTTCGTGAACCCGGCCATCCCGGTGCTGCTGCGCGAGCGGGTGGTCCCGGTCGCCGACATCATCACCCCGAACCAGTTCGAGCTGGGCTACCTCACCGACACCGACCCGCACACGCTCGAGGAGATCCTCGCCTCCGCCGACGCCGCCCGCGCGATGGGCCCGGGCACGATCCTGGTCACCAGCGTCGAGCGCGCGGACCGGCCCGAGGGCACCATCGAGATGATGGCGGTCACCGGCGAGGGCGCCTGGCTGGTCCAGACGCCGTACCTCCCGATGAAGGCCAACGGCTCCGGCGACGTCACCTCCGCACTGTTCACCGCCCACCTGCACAGCACCGGCGACCCCGCCGTCGCGCTCGCGCGCACGGCCTCGTCGGTCTTCTCGGTGCTGCGCACCACCCTGGACAGCGGCGAGCGGGAGCTGCAGATCATCGCCGCCCAGGACGCCATCGCCTCCCCGGCCGAGGAGTTCGAGGTACGCCGGGTCCGCTGA
- a CDS encoding dioxygenase family protein yields MTSPADPMPALYVGHGAPPLLDDPVWSGQLAAWAADLPRPTAILIVSAHWESAPLSLSANRAPLVYDFGGFDPRYYRMTYETPDSTALAQRIAAMMPDTEPVHQHTRRGLDHGAWVPLKLMFPAGDIPVLQMSLPTHDPEKLLELGRRLRPLRDEGVLIVGSGFLTHGLPFLTEFRIDAAAPGWSREFDAWAGEAMARGDVDELVAYRDRAPGMPYAHPTVEHYSPLFVTLGAATSADQPGLQVVDGFWMGLSKRSLQVA; encoded by the coding sequence ATGACCTCCCCCGCGGACCCGATGCCCGCCCTGTACGTCGGGCACGGTGCGCCGCCGCTGCTCGACGACCCGGTGTGGTCCGGGCAGCTGGCCGCGTGGGCGGCGGACCTGCCGCGCCCGACGGCCATCCTGATCGTCAGTGCGCACTGGGAGTCGGCGCCGTTGAGCCTGAGCGCCAACCGGGCGCCGCTGGTCTACGACTTCGGCGGCTTCGACCCGAGGTACTACCGGATGACCTACGAGACCCCGGACTCGACAGCGCTCGCCCAGCGGATCGCGGCGATGATGCCGGACACCGAGCCGGTCCACCAGCACACCCGCCGCGGTCTCGACCATGGCGCCTGGGTGCCGCTGAAGCTGATGTTCCCCGCCGGCGATATCCCGGTCCTGCAGATGTCACTGCCGACCCACGACCCCGAGAAGCTGCTCGAGCTCGGTCGGCGGCTGCGCCCGCTGCGCGACGAGGGCGTGCTGATCGTGGGCTCGGGCTTCCTCACCCACGGCCTGCCGTTCCTCACCGAGTTCCGCATCGACGCGGCCGCCCCCGGCTGGTCGCGGGAGTTCGACGCCTGGGCCGGGGAGGCGATGGCCCGCGGGGACGTCGACGAGCTCGTGGCCTACCGCGACCGGGCCCCCGGCATGCCCTACGCCCACCCGACCGTCGAGCACTACTCGCCGCTGTTCGTCACGCTCGGCGCGGCCACCAGCGCCGACCAGCCGGGGCTCCAGGTCGTCGACGGGTTCTGGATGGGCCTGTCCAAGCGCAGCCTCCAGGTGGCCTGA
- a CDS encoding alpha,alpha-trehalose-phosphate synthase (UDP-forming), with the protein MPNNLVIVANRLPVDRVEQADGTPGWRLSPGGLVTAIEPVMRANDGVWLGWPGGTDQDLEPFEHDGMSLVPMSMSQTDIELFYEGFSNGTLWPLYHDLVAKPEFHREWWDAYVSVNRRFAEKAADNAAEGATVWVHDYQLQLVPQMLREIRPDLRIGFYLHIPFPPGELFQQLPWRRQLLEGLLGADLVGFQGHGAAGNFVRLVRQRVGHKTHKDLVYLPDGRTVRAAAFPISIDSQGFEDLATSEPVAARAKEIREALGSPTKVFLGIDRLDYTKGIYARLRAFSELIADGHLDVEDAVFVQVAVPSREQVEQYRILRDDIDRLVGRINGDLGRIGRPAISYLHSSYPREEMAALYRSADIMVVTPYRDGMNLVAKEYVACRTDNTGALVLSEFAGAAEELRQAWLVNPYDINGMKSALLEAYRAEPKETTRRMKAMRRTVTQNDVAAWADSFMTELADVRSSHGKAVRPAKRS; encoded by the coding sequence GTGCCGAACAACCTCGTGATCGTCGCCAACCGGCTCCCGGTCGACCGGGTCGAGCAGGCGGACGGCACCCCGGGCTGGCGACTCTCGCCCGGTGGTCTCGTGACCGCCATCGAGCCGGTCATGCGCGCCAACGACGGGGTCTGGCTGGGCTGGCCCGGCGGGACCGACCAGGACCTGGAGCCGTTCGAGCACGACGGCATGAGCCTGGTCCCGATGTCGATGAGCCAGACCGACATCGAGCTCTTCTACGAGGGGTTCAGCAACGGGACCCTGTGGCCGCTTTACCACGACCTCGTCGCCAAGCCGGAGTTCCACCGGGAGTGGTGGGACGCCTACGTCTCGGTCAACCGGCGCTTCGCCGAGAAGGCCGCCGACAACGCCGCCGAGGGCGCGACGGTCTGGGTCCACGACTACCAGCTGCAGCTGGTGCCGCAGATGCTGCGCGAGATCCGCCCCGACCTGCGCATCGGCTTCTACCTGCACATCCCGTTCCCGCCCGGCGAGCTGTTCCAGCAGCTCCCGTGGCGACGCCAGCTGCTCGAGGGGCTGCTCGGCGCGGACCTGGTCGGCTTCCAGGGCCACGGCGCGGCCGGCAACTTCGTGCGCCTGGTCCGCCAGCGGGTCGGCCACAAGACGCACAAGGACCTGGTCTACCTGCCCGACGGGCGCACCGTGCGCGCCGCGGCGTTCCCGATCTCCATCGACTCCCAGGGCTTCGAGGACCTCGCCACCTCCGAGCCGGTCGCGGCGCGGGCCAAGGAGATCCGCGAGGCGCTCGGGAGCCCCACCAAGGTGTTCCTGGGCATCGACCGGCTCGACTACACCAAGGGCATCTACGCCCGGCTGCGCGCGTTCAGCGAGCTGATCGCCGACGGCCACCTCGACGTCGAGGACGCGGTGTTCGTCCAGGTCGCGGTGCCCTCGCGCGAGCAGGTCGAGCAGTACCGGATCCTGCGTGACGACATCGACCGGCTGGTCGGCCGGATCAACGGCGACCTGGGCCGGATCGGCCGGCCCGCGATCAGCTACCTGCACTCCTCCTACCCGCGCGAGGAGATGGCAGCGCTCTACCGCAGCGCCGACATCATGGTCGTCACGCCCTACCGCGACGGCATGAACCTGGTCGCCAAGGAGTACGTCGCCTGCCGCACCGACAACACCGGGGCCCTGGTGCTCTCGGAGTTCGCCGGCGCCGCGGAGGAGCTGCGCCAGGCCTGGCTGGTCAACCCCTACGACATCAACGGCATGAAGTCAGCGCTCCTCGAGGCCTACCGGGCCGAGCCCAAGGAGACGACGCGCCGGATGAAGGCGATGCGGCGCACCGTCACCCAGAACGACGTCGCCGCCTGGGCGGACAGCTTCATGACCGAGCTGGCCGACGTCCGCTCCTCCCACGGCAAGGCCGTCCGCCCCGCCAAGCGCTCCTAG
- a CDS encoding MFS transporter — protein sequence MPTTTEHPGGPPPGQVLPRSVRLGYGSGSVATGAFGTVPGLMLLPYLTDEIGLAAIVAGVIVFLPKAWDVVLNPIAGRISDRTTDPRGPRRPWLLRAGLALAVAFALLFAAPDLPTGLAAAWVLVLFLACASAYAFFQVPYVSMPAEMTPSYDERTRLMTWRVAILALTILLAGATAPAIRDAVGGRDGYRLMGVAMALLIAVGVVAAYRGTRHAPIGAVQPGAGTLRDQLRIVAGARDFRLLLTAFVVQALAVGCILAGVDYLAEDVLDSTGAVPVLFACFVAPALLLTPVWSAVGQRVGKKRGYVAASLFLVAGSLLCVLADRAPAGVLFAAVALSGIGYAGAQVFPLAMMPDAAAVDARRTGSNRVGVYTGVWTAGETFGLALGPAVFALVLQLGGYRSGSGVAQPDSALTAIVLGFSLLPAVLVAASLVWLGRYSLDASRVEP from the coding sequence ATGCCGACGACCACCGAGCACCCCGGCGGTCCACCTCCGGGGCAGGTGCTGCCCCGCTCGGTCCGCCTCGGCTACGGATCGGGCTCGGTCGCCACCGGGGCGTTCGGCACCGTCCCCGGCCTGATGCTGCTGCCCTACCTCACCGACGAGATCGGGCTGGCGGCGATCGTGGCCGGCGTCATCGTCTTCCTGCCCAAGGCCTGGGACGTGGTGCTGAACCCGATCGCGGGCCGGATCAGCGACCGCACCACCGACCCGCGCGGTCCCCGGCGCCCCTGGCTGCTGCGGGCCGGGCTGGCCCTGGCGGTGGCGTTCGCGCTGCTGTTCGCCGCCCCCGACCTGCCCACCGGCCTCGCCGCCGCCTGGGTGCTGGTGCTGTTCCTGGCCTGCGCCTCGGCGTACGCGTTCTTCCAGGTCCCCTACGTCTCGATGCCGGCCGAGATGACGCCGTCCTACGACGAGCGCACCCGGCTGATGACCTGGCGGGTCGCGATCCTGGCGCTGACCATCCTGCTCGCCGGGGCCACCGCCCCGGCGATCCGGGACGCCGTCGGCGGCCGCGACGGCTACCGGCTGATGGGGGTCGCGATGGCGCTGCTCATCGCGGTGGGCGTGGTGGCGGCCTACCGCGGCACCCGGCACGCGCCGATCGGGGCCGTGCAGCCGGGCGCCGGGACCCTGCGCGACCAGCTGCGGATCGTGGCCGGGGCGCGGGACTTCCGGCTGCTGCTGACCGCCTTCGTGGTGCAGGCCCTCGCCGTGGGCTGCATCCTCGCGGGCGTGGACTACCTCGCCGAGGACGTCCTCGACAGCACCGGCGCGGTCCCGGTCCTCTTCGCCTGCTTCGTCGCCCCGGCACTGCTGCTCACGCCGGTCTGGTCGGCGGTCGGGCAGCGGGTCGGCAAGAAGCGCGGATACGTCGCGGCCTCGCTGTTCCTGGTCGCGGGCTCGCTGCTGTGCGTGCTGGCCGACCGCGCGCCCGCCGGGGTGCTCTTCGCCGCCGTCGCGCTCAGCGGGATCGGGTACGCCGGGGCGCAGGTCTTCCCGCTGGCGATGATGCCGGACGCGGCGGCGGTCGACGCGCGGCGTACCGGCAGCAACCGGGTCGGGGTCTACACCGGTGTCTGGACCGCCGGGGAGACCTTCGGGCTGGCCCTCGGCCCGGCCGTCTTCGCGCTGGTCCTCCAGCTCGGCGGCTACCGCTCCGGCAGCGGCGTGGCCCAGCCGGACTCGGCGCTCACCGCGATCGTCCTGGGCTTCTCGCTGCTGCCTGCGGTGCTGGTCGCGGCCAGCCTGGTCTGGCTGGGCCGCTACTCCCTGGACGCGTCTAGGGTCGAGCCATGA
- a CDS encoding sensor histidine kinase, protein MDETTTLTPGMSPVTTPPPTPPPTPPPAGPWSGPRSGTAEPPRGVRRVLLESGYAISAFVLALPAFVLTVVNLALGVGLSVLVGGVLLLALATQVARGFARLERHRQRTMLGRAAATPRYLCAPRGSGIWRHGLTSLRDPQSWLDVGWCLVGLVTGTLAFLVTLVWWAVSLAGLTYWTWQGFLPDGEYGGLAELLGLGEGRLTESLLNLAAGTLALLTLPYAVRTVTLLNAGTARVLLSSRADLQAEVHRVATGRDAARDAEASSLRRLERDIHDGPQQRLVRLSMDLGRARRQLDRNPEQVGETLDAALVQARETVEELRSLSRGIAPPMLVDRGLRVALEELLTRCPVPVEARIDVPDGLPPHVETAAYFVVSEALTNVAKHSGATRVLVDVGVTEGDLGIRVEDDGIGGAHPGKGLGLAGLQQRLVGVDGVLAVESPAGGPTVLRALLPLEAG, encoded by the coding sequence ATGGACGAGACGACCACGCTGACCCCGGGGATGAGCCCTGTGACGACCCCGCCGCCGACCCCGCCCCCGACACCGCCCCCGGCCGGACCCTGGTCCGGCCCCCGGTCCGGCACCGCCGAGCCGCCCCGCGGCGTACGCCGGGTGCTGCTGGAGTCCGGCTACGCGATCTCGGCGTTCGTGCTGGCGCTGCCCGCCTTCGTGCTGACGGTGGTCAACCTGGCCCTGGGGGTCGGGCTCTCGGTCCTGGTCGGCGGGGTGCTGCTGCTGGCGCTGGCCACCCAGGTGGCGCGCGGGTTCGCCCGCCTCGAGCGGCACCGGCAGCGCACGATGCTGGGCCGGGCGGCCGCCACCCCGCGCTACCTCTGCGCGCCGCGCGGCTCGGGGATCTGGCGGCACGGGCTGACCTCGCTGCGCGACCCGCAGTCCTGGCTCGACGTCGGGTGGTGCCTGGTGGGGCTGGTGACCGGCACGCTGGCGTTCCTGGTGACGCTGGTCTGGTGGGCGGTGAGCCTGGCCGGCCTGACCTACTGGACCTGGCAGGGCTTCCTGCCCGACGGCGAGTACGGCGGCCTGGCCGAGCTGCTCGGGCTCGGGGAGGGGCGACTGACCGAGAGCCTGCTCAACCTGGCCGCCGGCACCCTGGCCCTGCTGACCCTGCCGTACGCCGTCCGGACCGTGACGCTGCTGAACGCCGGGACCGCCCGGGTGCTGCTGTCCAGCCGGGCCGACCTCCAGGCGGAGGTACACCGGGTGGCGACCGGCCGCGACGCGGCCCGGGACGCCGAGGCGTCCTCGCTGCGGCGCCTGGAGCGCGACATCCACGACGGCCCGCAGCAGCGGCTGGTCCGGCTGAGCATGGACCTGGGCCGGGCCCGCCGCCAGCTGGACCGCAACCCCGAGCAGGTCGGCGAGACCCTGGACGCCGCGCTGGTGCAGGCCCGCGAGACCGTCGAGGAGCTGCGCTCGCTCTCGCGCGGGATCGCACCGCCGATGCTGGTCGACCGGGGGCTGCGGGTCGCGCTGGAGGAGCTGCTCACCCGCTGCCCGGTGCCGGTCGAGGCCCGCATCGACGTCCCCGACGGGCTGCCCCCGCACGTGGAGACCGCTGCGTACTTCGTGGTCAGCGAGGCGCTGACCAACGTCGCCAAGCACAGCGGCGCGACCCGGGTGCTGGTCGACGTCGGCGTCACCGAGGGCGACCTCGGCATCCGGGTGGAGGACGACGGGATCGGCGGCGCGCACCCCGGCAAGGGCCTCGGCCTGGCCGGCCTCCAGCAGCGGCTGGTCGGGGTCGACGGGGTGCTGGCCGTGGAGTCCCCGGCCGGCGGGCCGACGGTGCTGCGCGCGCTGCTGCCGCTGGAGGCGGGATGA
- a CDS encoding alpha/beta fold hydrolase, with the protein MDLLPSPVQVVAAAGNVASLLLNQGLADLRPASHDVIGSGDGHRVLRFRPEDGVPAPGPGDPVLLVPPVALPWTCYDLRRGCSLVERLVDTGRPTYAVDLPEVSFRERDLDLAPWLAATVAAVRTVADDAGGRPVHLVGWSLGGTLALLAAASGPDLPLASLSLLATPTDTAEVPMVAPLRPLPLHPLLRRTTDLLPLGGLLAGPLSVATHLDDREYLAQVEAVARLGEQAASYRGRAWGQLHHRFLPGNALASGTLKVGRRRVALAKVRVPVLVLAGAEDGIAPVAAVRAVLPHLTGSPEARLEIVPGGHLGMLTGRGARDGTWPVLEEWFQTAPEPASAPRKRAPRT; encoded by the coding sequence ATGGACCTGCTGCCCTCGCCAGTCCAGGTCGTCGCCGCGGCCGGGAACGTCGCCTCGCTGCTGCTCAACCAGGGCCTGGCCGACCTGCGCCCGGCCTCGCACGACGTGATCGGCTCCGGCGACGGGCACCGGGTGCTGCGGTTCCGGCCTGAGGACGGCGTGCCCGCGCCCGGCCCGGGCGACCCGGTGCTGCTGGTCCCGCCGGTGGCGCTGCCGTGGACCTGCTACGACCTGCGCCGCGGCTGCTCGCTGGTCGAGCGGCTGGTCGACACCGGCCGCCCGACGTACGCCGTGGACCTGCCGGAGGTCTCCTTCCGCGAGCGGGACCTCGACCTGGCGCCGTGGCTGGCCGCGACCGTCGCGGCGGTCCGCACCGTCGCCGACGACGCCGGCGGCCGGCCCGTGCACCTGGTCGGCTGGAGCCTGGGCGGCACCCTCGCGCTGCTGGCCGCCGCCTCCGGGCCGGACCTGCCGCTGGCCTCGCTGAGCCTGCTGGCCACCCCCACCGACACCGCCGAGGTCCCGATGGTGGCCCCGCTACGGCCGCTGCCGCTGCACCCGCTGCTGCGCCGGACCACCGACCTGCTGCCGCTGGGCGGGCTGCTGGCCGGCCCGCTGTCGGTCGCGACCCACCTCGACGACCGCGAGTACCTCGCCCAGGTCGAGGCCGTCGCCCGCCTCGGCGAGCAGGCCGCGTCGTACCGCGGGCGCGCCTGGGGGCAGCTGCACCACCGGTTCCTGCCCGGCAACGCCCTGGCCAGCGGCACCCTCAAGGTCGGCCGGCGCCGGGTCGCGCTGGCCAAGGTCCGGGTGCCGGTGCTGGTCCTCGCCGGCGCCGAGGACGGCATCGCTCCCGTCGCGGCGGTCCGGGCCGTGCTGCCGCACCTGACCGGCTCCCCCGAGGCCCGGCTGGAGATCGTGCCCGGCGGCCACCTCGGGATGCTCACCGGCCGCGGCGCCCGGGACGGCACCTGGCCGGTCCTGGAGGAGTGGTTCCAGACCGCTCCGGAGCCCGCCTCGGCCCCGAGGAAACGCGCCCCGCGGACCTGA
- a CDS encoding pyridoxal phosphate-dependent decarboxylase family protein, producing the protein MSDPDAPDVLARLRDLQAADLPVHGGRTLAYVYDSGLAEVDRIGREAVAAYAGSNGLDPTAFPSLLQMENELVGFAAGLLTPSGTAPDTVVGTVTSGGTESVLLAVQTARDSRPDLARPNVVMPATAHAAFHKAAHYFGVEARVVPVGADFRADPAATAAALDDSTVLVVASAPSYAHGVVDPVEELAALAAARGIRCHVDACIGGWVLPYAARLGRAVRPWTFAVPGVTSISVDLHKYGYAPKGTSLLLHRTPELRRPQFFASAAWPGYTMLNATMQSTKSGGPLAGAWAVVQTLGDAGYEKLAADVFAAVDRIVEGVAGIEHLGLAAVPDSTLVAVTTDDACDVFTICDEMLERGWYVQPQMAYAGGPSTVHLSVSAATLASVEELLAALAESVAAAVAAGPVRVDSGIADFLRALDPATLSAADFDGLLAAAGLGSSGDGGALALPRRMAEVNALLEVAAPDLREALMVTFLDRLSRPAYPSAPR; encoded by the coding sequence ATGAGCGACCCCGACGCCCCGGACGTGCTGGCCCGGCTCCGGGACCTGCAGGCCGCCGACCTGCCGGTGCACGGCGGGCGCACGCTGGCCTACGTCTACGACTCCGGGCTCGCCGAGGTGGACCGGATCGGCCGCGAGGCGGTCGCGGCGTACGCCGGGTCCAACGGCCTGGACCCCACGGCGTTCCCGAGCCTGCTGCAGATGGAGAACGAGCTGGTCGGCTTCGCGGCCGGGCTGCTCACCCCGTCCGGCACGGCCCCGGACACGGTCGTCGGCACGGTGACCAGCGGCGGCACCGAGTCGGTGCTGCTCGCCGTCCAGACCGCCCGCGACAGCCGGCCGGACCTGGCGCGCCCGAACGTCGTCATGCCGGCGACCGCGCACGCGGCGTTCCACAAGGCCGCGCACTACTTCGGCGTCGAGGCGCGCGTCGTCCCGGTCGGCGCCGACTTCCGCGCCGACCCCGCCGCGACCGCCGCCGCGCTCGACGACAGCACGGTCCTGGTCGTGGCCAGCGCCCCGTCGTACGCCCACGGGGTCGTCGACCCGGTCGAGGAACTGGCGGCCCTCGCGGCCGCGCGCGGGATCCGCTGCCACGTGGACGCCTGCATCGGCGGCTGGGTGCTGCCGTACGCCGCGCGGCTCGGGCGCGCCGTCCGGCCCTGGACCTTCGCGGTGCCGGGTGTCACCTCGATCTCGGTGGACCTGCACAAGTACGGCTACGCCCCGAAGGGCACCTCGCTGCTGCTGCACCGCACGCCGGAGCTGCGGCGGCCCCAGTTCTTCGCCTCGGCGGCCTGGCCCGGCTACACGATGCTCAACGCCACCATGCAGTCCACGAAGTCGGGCGGCCCGCTGGCCGGCGCCTGGGCGGTGGTGCAGACGCTCGGCGACGCGGGCTACGAGAAGCTCGCCGCTGACGTCTTCGCCGCCGTCGACCGGATCGTCGAGGGCGTCGCCGGGATCGAGCACCTCGGGCTCGCGGCCGTCCCGGACTCCACGCTGGTCGCGGTGACCACCGACGACGCCTGCGACGTGTTCACGATCTGCGACGAGATGCTCGAGCGCGGCTGGTACGTCCAGCCGCAGATGGCCTACGCCGGCGGCCCGAGCACCGTGCACCTCTCGGTCAGCGCCGCCACCCTGGCCTCGGTCGAGGAGCTCCTGGCCGCGCTCGCCGAGTCCGTGGCCGCCGCCGTCGCGGCCGGTCCGGTGCGCGTCGACAGCGGCATCGCGGACTTCCTGCGCGCGCTCGACCCGGCCACGCTGAGCGCCGCCGACTTCGACGGCCTGCTCGCGGCGGCGGGGCTGGGCTCGTCCGGGGACGGCGGCGCGCTCGCCCTGCCGCGCCGGATGGCGGAGGTCAACGCGCTGCTCGAGGTCGCGGCGCCGGACCTGCGCGAGGCGCTGATGGTGACCTTCCTGGACCGGCTCTCGCGGCCGGCGTACCCCTCCGCGCCGCGGTGA
- a CDS encoding FMN-binding glutamate synthase family protein, with translation MKLTRAAASGAAALGAVTVYDLLQRKHAILRNYPLVGHLRFQLERFGPELRQYIVTSNDEERPFSRDQRRWVYASSKLENSYFGFGTDNDIENAAGYPVLKHRTFTGPGAATHRHTEEAVQVPAAKVLGAARGRRKAFRPGSVVNISAMSFGSLSHTAIEALNRGAAIAGCLQNTGEGGLSPYHRHGGELIFQIGTAYFGCRDEQGRFDVERLKGLIATAPVRALEIKLSQGAKPGLGGMLPGAKVSAEIAEIRGITAGEDCASPSRHQAFHDVDSLLDFAEMLADETGLPVGIKSAVGNFDFWDELVEHMATGERGVDFVNIDGGEGGTGAAPLVFADSVAYPFRIGFSEVYKRFAEAGLADDVMFIGAGKLGLPENALVAFALGVDMVNVGREAMLSVGCIQAQKCHTDRCPTGVATQDRRLARGLDPELKSVRAANYLTSLRRDLLKVSEALGVAHPSLITPDDVDILDGTCRRTPLREMYGYAEGWGQPGPLLRAQVAALMADELPGSEDAPHTSSGPA, from the coding sequence ATGAAGCTGACCCGAGCTGCCGCCAGCGGGGCCGCCGCCCTCGGTGCGGTCACCGTGTACGACCTCCTCCAGCGCAAGCACGCGATCCTGCGCAACTACCCGCTGGTCGGCCACCTGCGCTTCCAGCTGGAGCGCTTCGGCCCGGAGCTGCGCCAGTACATCGTGACCTCCAACGACGAGGAGCGGCCGTTCAGCCGCGACCAGCGGCGCTGGGTCTACGCCTCCTCCAAGCTCGAGAACTCCTACTTCGGCTTCGGCACCGACAACGACATCGAGAACGCGGCCGGCTACCCGGTGCTCAAGCACCGGACGTTCACCGGTCCGGGCGCCGCGACGCACCGGCACACCGAGGAGGCCGTGCAGGTGCCCGCCGCGAAGGTGCTGGGCGCGGCCCGCGGCCGGCGCAAGGCGTTCCGGCCCGGCTCGGTCGTCAACATCTCCGCGATGAGCTTCGGCTCGCTCTCGCACACCGCGATCGAGGCGCTCAACCGCGGCGCGGCGATCGCCGGCTGCCTGCAGAACACCGGCGAGGGCGGGCTCTCGCCGTACCACCGCCACGGCGGAGAGCTGATCTTCCAGATCGGGACTGCATACTTCGGCTGCCGCGACGAGCAGGGTCGCTTCGACGTGGAGCGGCTCAAGGGGCTGATCGCCACCGCCCCGGTCCGGGCCCTGGAGATCAAGCTCTCCCAGGGCGCGAAGCCCGGCCTGGGCGGGATGCTGCCGGGCGCGAAGGTGAGCGCGGAGATCGCCGAGATCCGCGGGATCACGGCGGGGGAGGACTGCGCCTCACCGAGCCGGCACCAGGCCTTCCACGACGTGGACTCGCTGCTCGACTTCGCCGAGATGCTCGCCGACGAGACCGGCCTGCCGGTCGGGATCAAGTCCGCGGTCGGCAACTTCGACTTCTGGGACGAGCTGGTCGAGCACATGGCCACCGGCGAGCGCGGGGTGGACTTCGTCAACATCGACGGCGGCGAGGGCGGCACCGGCGCCGCTCCGCTGGTCTTCGCCGACTCGGTCGCCTATCCGTTCCGGATCGGCTTCAGCGAGGTCTACAAGCGGTTCGCCGAGGCCGGGCTCGCCGACGACGTGATGTTCATCGGCGCCGGCAAGCTGGGTCTTCCCGAGAACGCCCTGGTCGCGTTCGCCCTCGGCGTGGACATGGTCAACGTGGGCCGGGAGGCGATGCTGTCGGTGGGCTGCATCCAGGCGCAGAAGTGCCACACCGACCGCTGCCCCACCGGCGTGGCGACCCAGGACCGGCGGCTGGCGCGCGGGCTGGACCCGGAGCTGAAGTCGGTGCGGGCCGCGAACTACCTCACCTCGCTGCGCCGCGACCTGCTCAAGGTCTCCGAGGCCCTCGGGGTCGCGCACCCGTCACTGATCACCCCCGACGACGTCGACATCCTCGACGGCACCTGTCGCCGGACCCCGCTGCGGGAGATGTACGGGTACGCCGAGGGCTGGGGGCAGCCGGGCCCGCTCCTGCGCGCGCAGGTCGCGGCGCTGATGGCCGACGAGCTGCCCGGCAGCGAGGACGCCCCGCACACCTCCAGCGGCCCCGCCTGA